A region of uncultured Anaeromusa sp. DNA encodes the following proteins:
- the hflX gene encoding GTPase HflX translates to MAKVLGDVEGVRKSLLAQLEELYELAVPSDQIISKEIAEQMLRLSQLLNREVAIYCNRRGRVVAVSLGDSYTVDLPEVRGRRGQQRLSGIRCIHTHPGGDCRLSAADLSSLRDLRFDVMISLAAPQTDTVLCMLAFLIGEDEWQEEGPVSLEQITTLPFARWIVQLERLLAQQTASGHVMEETEQALLVGLEIGSNGWDLDASLQELAQLAETAGVEVKGIIRQKRDRPDAALFIGQGKVRELALLRQQMDANVIIFDDELTPVQQRNLELSLGVKIIDRTALILDIFAQRAHSREGKLQVELAQMRYRLPRLSGKGTELSRLGGGIGTRGPGETKLEVDRRRVRTRINDIERELALVLQQRQQQRQRRKDNEVPLIALVGYTNAGKSTLLNALTDAGVLAEDKLFATLDPTTRSVTLPDGETILFSDTVGFIQKLPHQLVAAFRATLEEVVEADLLLHVVDASHLQREAQEQAVYEVLKELKVAEKPMLLVFNKADRMEAGEPEVVERLLRRGDAFLVSALQKTGLEELLLAVAAKVKRRSVRRELCLPYAQSGLLHKLHEDGKVTACEYAPEGILVLAEIPLWAEPFWRQYCIAEGTANESEEQTD, encoded by the coding sequence GTGGCAAAGGTATTGGGGGATGTCGAGGGAGTGCGCAAATCCCTGCTGGCCCAGCTTGAAGAGTTATATGAGTTGGCGGTGCCGTCCGACCAGATAATCAGCAAGGAAATAGCAGAACAGATGCTGCGGCTTAGTCAATTGCTGAACCGCGAGGTTGCCATTTATTGCAATCGTCGCGGGCGGGTTGTGGCGGTATCTTTGGGTGATTCCTACACGGTAGATCTGCCGGAGGTGCGCGGCCGACGCGGTCAACAACGGCTTTCCGGTATTAGATGTATCCATACGCACCCGGGAGGCGATTGCCGCCTTAGTGCAGCTGATCTCAGTTCGCTGCGGGATCTGCGCTTTGATGTGATGATTTCTCTAGCTGCGCCGCAAACGGACACCGTGTTGTGCATGTTGGCTTTTTTAATCGGTGAAGATGAATGGCAAGAAGAAGGTCCGGTTTCTTTAGAGCAAATAACGACCTTGCCTTTTGCTCGCTGGATTGTGCAGCTAGAACGCCTGTTAGCCCAGCAGACAGCCTCAGGGCATGTCATGGAGGAAACGGAGCAAGCCTTGTTGGTCGGCTTGGAAATTGGAAGCAATGGTTGGGATTTGGATGCTTCTCTGCAAGAATTGGCACAGTTGGCGGAGACCGCTGGCGTGGAAGTAAAGGGCATTATCCGTCAAAAAAGGGACCGGCCGGATGCGGCATTGTTTATCGGTCAAGGAAAGGTCAGAGAATTAGCTTTGCTGCGGCAGCAGATGGATGCGAATGTCATCATCTTTGATGACGAGCTGACGCCGGTGCAACAGCGTAATTTGGAGCTGTCTCTTGGCGTTAAAATCATTGACCGTACAGCGCTGATTTTGGATATTTTCGCTCAACGTGCTCATTCTAGAGAAGGCAAGCTGCAAGTAGAGCTTGCACAAATGCGATACCGCCTGCCTAGGCTTAGCGGCAAGGGGACGGAACTGTCGCGGCTGGGAGGCGGCATCGGTACGCGCGGCCCAGGCGAAACTAAGCTGGAAGTAGACCGCCGGCGGGTGAGGACGCGTATCAACGATATCGAAAGAGAGTTAGCGCTGGTATTGCAACAACGCCAGCAGCAGCGTCAGCGGCGTAAGGATAACGAAGTGCCGCTGATCGCCTTAGTAGGCTATACCAATGCAGGTAAATCTACGTTGCTGAATGCTTTAACAGATGCAGGGGTGTTGGCGGAGGATAAGTTGTTTGCTACTTTAGATCCGACGACGCGCAGTGTAACGCTGCCTGATGGTGAAACGATCCTTTTTTCCGATACCGTCGGCTTTATTCAAAAACTGCCGCATCAGTTGGTCGCAGCTTTTCGCGCCACTTTAGAGGAAGTAGTGGAAGCCGATTTATTACTTCATGTGGTGGATGCCAGTCATTTGCAGCGAGAAGCACAAGAACAGGCCGTTTACGAAGTGCTCAAGGAGTTGAAGGTTGCCGAAAAGCCTATGCTGCTTGTTTTCAACAAAGCGGATCGTATGGAAGCGGGAGAGCCGGAGGTAGTCGAGCGCCTTTTGCGGCGCGGCGACGCGTTTTTGGTTTCAGCACTGCAAAAAACAGGGTTAGAGGAGCTGCTCTTGGCCGTGGCCGCCAAGGTAAAACGGCGCAGTGTGCGGCGTGAACTGTGTTTGCCGTACGCGCAAAGTGGCCTGCTACACAAGCTGCATGAAGATGGCAAGGTTACTGCTTGCGAATATGCGCCAGAAGGCATTCTTGTTTTGGCGGAGATTCCTTTATGGGCGGAGCCATTTTGGCGTCAATATTGCATTGCCGAAGGAACAGCGAATGAGAGTGAGGAACAGACAGATTGA
- the hfq gene encoding RNA chaperone Hfq, translated as MLAKPMNLQDSFLNQVRKENNPVTIYLVNGFQLRGLVKGFDNFTVILDSDGKQQLVYKHAISTITPFRSFQHGFVEKQRETTGNANAIE; from the coding sequence ATGCTTGCAAAGCCGATGAACCTGCAAGACAGTTTTTTAAATCAGGTACGGAAGGAAAATAATCCTGTAACCATTTACTTGGTTAATGGTTTTCAATTAAGAGGCCTTGTTAAAGGATTTGACAATTTTACCGTTATTTTAGATAGTGATGGAAAGCAGCAGCTGGTTTACAAGCATGCTATTTCTACCATTACTCCATTCAGATCCTTTCAGCATGGTTTTGTGGAAAAGCAGAGGGAGACGACGGGAAACGCGAATGCTATAGAATAG
- the miaA gene encoding tRNA (adenosine(37)-N6)-dimethylallyltransferase MiaA, whose product MKERLLVVLGPTAVGKTDLAVELALRYGGEVVSGDSMLVYRGMDIGTAKPSQEERRGIPHHLIDILEPNQPYDAVRFSEQAGAVVKDIQSRGRLPVLAGGTGLYVQAFLEGYVFSEVAEDALFRAEMEALAQKEGNEAVHRLLQKADPPSAVKLHPNNLRRVIRALEVARQGGESLSAEKKAGSTSHWLDQALVVGLTMERAALYRRIEQRVEHMVAAGLEEEVKKLMATCVDPACQAMQGIGYKEMSSYLQGQCSLTDAVAIMQKNTRHFAKRQFTWFKRMPYVQWFDVGRESWREEVFSLVQFWEKTGSRCS is encoded by the coding sequence ATGAAGGAGCGCTTATTGGTGGTGCTGGGGCCGACGGCTGTAGGCAAGACTGATTTGGCGGTAGAATTGGCTTTGCGTTATGGTGGCGAAGTTGTTTCCGGCGACTCTATGCTGGTGTATCGGGGCATGGATATTGGTACGGCCAAGCCTTCGCAGGAAGAGCGTCGGGGGATCCCACACCACTTGATCGATATTTTAGAACCAAACCAACCTTATGACGCCGTGCGATTTAGCGAACAGGCGGGGGCGGTGGTCAAGGATATCCAATCCAGAGGACGTCTGCCTGTATTGGCCGGAGGAACTGGGCTTTACGTCCAGGCTTTTTTGGAAGGGTATGTGTTTAGCGAAGTAGCCGAGGACGCTCTTTTTCGAGCGGAGATGGAGGCGTTGGCGCAAAAAGAGGGAAATGAAGCAGTCCATAGACTGCTTCAAAAGGCGGATCCACCCAGTGCGGTAAAACTGCATCCCAATAATTTGCGGCGTGTCATTAGGGCACTGGAGGTAGCGCGTCAGGGCGGAGAGTCACTGAGTGCAGAGAAAAAAGCAGGTTCTACAAGTCATTGGTTGGATCAGGCTTTGGTTGTGGGGCTGACTATGGAGCGAGCGGCTCTGTATCGGCGCATTGAGCAACGAGTGGAGCACATGGTAGCTGCGGGCTTGGAAGAGGAAGTCAAAAAGTTGATGGCAACATGCGTGGACCCTGCCTGTCAGGCTATGCAGGGTATCGGTTATAAAGAAATGTCTTCCTATTTGCAAGGCCAATGCTCTTTGACGGATGCGGTGGCAATCATGCAAAAAAACACCCGTCATTTTGCTAAAAGGCAGTTTACCTGGTTTAAACGCATGCCTTATGTGCAATGGTTTGATGTTGGTCGGGAAAGCTGGAGGGAAGAAGTATTTTCTCTAGTCCAATTTTGGGAGAAAACAGGAAGTCGTTGCAGTTAA
- a CDS encoding class I SAM-dependent methyltransferase, which produces MIDELRVTTARKAGTLLVGEAKKFAEQWQGQYVTRGELSLEMLRQQEGVEKMVIFSVGGPVIEGIGWRYFYHPSMAALRALQWERNGQDALIQALALQPGETVLDGTLGLGADAVLMSLAVGATGKILGVENSPWVAMITSYGLEHIVGQSPALEAAMRRIETRCGDVLDVLRDMPNGSVDAVYLDPMFRYSVQGSSNMQPLHQIADRRPLNRELLQEACRVARRRVVIKEAAHSPEWERLGIHHFSGGHYSRVRYGILKGAGI; this is translated from the coding sequence ATGATTGATGAACTGCGAGTGACTACGGCGCGGAAAGCAGGGACTTTATTGGTGGGTGAAGCCAAGAAGTTTGCCGAACAATGGCAGGGACAGTATGTAACCAGGGGAGAATTGTCGCTAGAAATGCTGCGTCAACAAGAAGGCGTAGAAAAAATGGTGATTTTTTCCGTTGGCGGACCTGTCATTGAGGGGATTGGCTGGCGCTACTTTTACCATCCTAGTATGGCGGCCTTGCGTGCTTTGCAGTGGGAAAGAAACGGTCAGGACGCGCTAATACAGGCGTTGGCGTTGCAGCCGGGGGAAACGGTGCTGGATGGAACGCTTGGCTTAGGAGCGGACGCGGTCTTGATGAGTCTTGCTGTCGGTGCGACAGGTAAAATTTTAGGAGTGGAAAACTCTCCTTGGGTGGCGATGATTACCTCGTATGGTTTGGAACATATAGTGGGGCAGAGCCCGGCTCTTGAAGCGGCTATGCGGAGAATTGAAACCCGTTGTGGCGATGTGCTGGATGTTTTAAGAGACATGCCTAATGGATCGGTAGACGCGGTATATTTGGATCCGATGTTTCGTTACTCTGTGCAAGGAAGCTCGAACATGCAGCCGTTGCACCAGATTGCCGATCGCCGACCGCTAAACCGGGAACTACTGCAGGAGGCTTGCCGGGTGGCGCGACGCCGGGTGGTAATCAAGGAGGCGGCGCATAGTCCGGAATGGGAACGGCTGGGTATTCATCATTTTTCCGGCGGCCATTACAGTCGAGTGCGTTATGGAATTTTGAAGGGAGCCGGTATATGA
- the mutL gene encoding DNA mismatch repair endonuclease MutL — MEDIVQVLDTHTANQIAAGEVVERPASVVKELVENAIDAASSNVEVEIVGGGCESIRISDDGWGMSAKDAQTAMLRHATSKIRSADDLYHIASLGFRGEALPSIASVSRFTLTTRRQEDALATQIVMEGSQTLEVTEAGGGVGTTILVRDIFFNLPARLKFLKKPATESSQIHDIITRLALSHPEVAFRLINNQRLVLSTNGSGRLEDVIASLYGKEAGAGLLELTHAQEGISLQGFLGQPTLLRSSRQWQTFLVNGRVVQSRALSKALDNAYHSVLPKTGFPLAVIRIDVPAEDIDVNVHPQKSEVKFKNEQDVFRAVYKAVAICLTRPAPEQLRQAAPLVAPRPKEELQSFDFQPPQNKMVAAQLEQERPAQPAPLPEPHRPIFKPLAERQRLVAAAESIPVYETPPLEAAAVASSFEKMEPEMKLEPVRTETFQQAEDATMREDSQAESRASLAQATASNESKAAKPLQVLGQVLSCYIVAKDKEQMYLVDQHAAHERILYDKFVREAAAMPGQTLLVPIYLEVDEKEELLLEQHGEALASLGFRLEMAGPGTARLLEMPADLTGTSPESMLRELLVRLDEMQQPTAAQLRHMVFETAACHAAIRAGEELNQRQMERLLEQLSQTTLPYSCPHGRPVMVRFGETELMRWFKRT; from the coding sequence ATGGAAGATATTGTACAGGTATTAGACACGCATACAGCAAACCAAATCGCCGCTGGAGAGGTAGTGGAACGGCCAGCATCGGTAGTTAAAGAACTGGTGGAAAACGCCATTGACGCCGCCAGTAGTAATGTAGAGGTGGAGATTGTAGGCGGAGGCTGTGAAAGCATTCGCATTAGCGATGACGGCTGGGGTATGAGTGCCAAGGATGCGCAGACGGCTATGCTGCGTCATGCTACCAGTAAAATACGCAGCGCTGATGATTTATACCATATCGCCAGCTTGGGGTTTCGTGGCGAAGCTCTGCCGAGTATTGCCTCGGTTTCACGCTTTACACTGACTACGAGGCGGCAAGAAGACGCCTTGGCGACGCAAATTGTCATGGAGGGAAGCCAAACGCTGGAAGTGACCGAAGCGGGAGGCGGCGTGGGCACAACTATTTTAGTACGGGATATTTTCTTTAATCTTCCGGCCCGCCTCAAATTTTTAAAGAAGCCTGCTACTGAGAGTTCTCAAATTCACGATATTATAACGCGCCTTGCCTTGTCGCACCCGGAAGTGGCCTTTCGTCTGATTAATAATCAACGTTTGGTTCTTAGCACAAATGGCAGCGGGCGCTTAGAAGATGTGATTGCTTCTCTGTACGGTAAGGAGGCAGGCGCGGGGCTCTTAGAGCTGACCCACGCCCAAGAGGGAATCAGCCTGCAGGGCTTTTTAGGACAGCCAACTCTTTTGCGCAGCAGTCGGCAATGGCAAACTTTTTTGGTTAATGGCAGGGTAGTACAGAGTCGCGCCTTGAGCAAGGCTTTGGATAATGCCTATCATTCAGTGCTTCCCAAGACGGGCTTTCCCTTGGCGGTTATTCGCATTGACGTGCCAGCGGAAGATATTGACGTTAACGTGCATCCGCAAAAAAGCGAAGTGAAGTTTAAAAACGAGCAGGATGTTTTTCGTGCCGTCTATAAGGCGGTAGCTATCTGCCTGACCAGGCCGGCACCAGAGCAACTGCGCCAGGCGGCTCCTCTTGTTGCGCCTCGTCCCAAAGAAGAGTTGCAATCTTTTGATTTTCAACCCCCACAAAATAAGATGGTGGCGGCACAGTTGGAGCAAGAGAGGCCGGCGCAGCCAGCGCCTCTGCCGGAGCCGCACCGTCCTATCTTTAAGCCTCTTGCGGAGCGGCAGCGTCTGGTCGCCGCGGCGGAAAGCATACCGGTCTATGAGACGCCGCCTCTTGAAGCGGCGGCAGTGGCGTCATCCTTTGAAAAAATGGAACCAGAAATGAAGCTTGAACCGGTAAGGACAGAGACTTTCCAACAGGCTGAGGACGCGACGATGCGCGAAGACAGCCAGGCGGAAAGCAGGGCTTCTTTGGCTCAGGCAACAGCCTCGAATGAATCAAAGGCCGCAAAGCCATTGCAGGTTTTAGGACAGGTCTTGTCTTGCTACATTGTCGCCAAAGACAAGGAACAAATGTATCTGGTAGATCAGCATGCGGCGCATGAACGTATTCTCTACGATAAATTTGTGCGAGAGGCGGCTGCTATGCCTGGACAGACCCTATTGGTGCCAATTTATCTTGAGGTGGATGAAAAAGAAGAGCTTCTTTTGGAACAGCATGGAGAAGCTTTGGCATCCCTTGGTTTTCGTTTAGAAATGGCGGGTCCTGGAACGGCGAGACTGCTGGAAATGCCGGCGGATTTGACCGGAACTTCTCCTGAATCAATGCTGCGAGAGCTATTGGTGCGCTTAGACGAAATGCAGCAACCAACAGCGGCGCAGCTGCGGCACATGGTATTTGAGACGGCGGCATGTCATGCGGCCATCCGTGCTGGAGAAGAGCTGAACCAACGGCAGATGGAGCGTCTTTTAGAGCAATTGTCACAAACGACGTTGCCCTATAGCTGCCCACATGGACGCCCTGTGATGGTGCGCTTTGGTGAGACAGAGCTGATGCGCTGGTTTAAGAGAACTTAA
- the mutS gene encoding DNA mismatch repair protein MutS, which produces MATAYTPMLEQYRDVKSRHSQEILFFRLGDFYEMFFEDAELASRELEITLTSREGGQGKRIPMCGIPYHAAENYLSRLVQKGYKVAICEQVEDPKQVKGLVRREVVRIVTPGTFLGEVSLNEKSNHYLALVREGENGRVYLAAADLSTGECFWSVMDGEGEKPLLWDALYRLQPKEIIVSGHLSYWTELDDFSQDRLNCRPEQRAFAPEAASFVKQHFTPEEQPNDKEAGQTVEHLLCYLHETVKTNLAHINRLAEQTQQQYLLLDASTLRNLEITRNLRDGGRKATLLQVLDFTRTAMGGRLLKHWLEQPLRYKKDITKRHEAVEELTGAPLLRQELVAALEGIYDFERIVTRVELGTANARDLVSLSQSLAQLPALRDVLAQAQSPLLRELYATWESHAELAQEIGTAFVESPPVSVREGGMIRNGYDSELDELREVARDSKCWVEEFERSEKEKTGIRSLKIGYNKVFGYYLEVTHANTSAVPAYFQRKQTLANAERYITPELKEFETKILGAQERIVQLEYHLFCRLRDRVKEELCGLQSTARRVAVLDVLNSFADAAVRHQYVRPRLEENGSIQIQDGRHPVVERLLKGELFVPNDTQLFPGVEDVMVITGPNMAGKSTYMRQVALLVLMAQAGSFLPVRSAVVSPVDRIFTRVGASDDLATGQSTFMMEMNEVAAIVRHATKNSLVILDEIGRGTSTFDGMSIARAVVEYIKKQIGCKTLFATHYHELTELENAWSGIRNYSVAVREKGNNVVFLRRIVPGGADKSYGIHVAQLAGLPSKVIQRAKEVLADLETCNVRETTAPAVKKEEPPLTLFGSALTEELLALDVMSLTPIEALNTLFRLQNQAKEEMGR; this is translated from the coding sequence ATGGCGACAGCCTATACGCCGATGCTGGAGCAATATAGGGATGTGAAAAGCCGACACTCGCAGGAGATCCTTTTTTTTCGTTTAGGCGATTTTTATGAGATGTTTTTTGAAGATGCGGAGCTGGCATCGCGCGAGCTGGAAATCACCTTGACTTCGCGGGAAGGCGGACAAGGAAAACGCATTCCTATGTGCGGCATTCCCTATCATGCGGCGGAAAACTATTTATCGCGGTTGGTGCAAAAAGGCTACAAGGTAGCCATTTGCGAGCAAGTTGAGGATCCTAAACAGGTCAAAGGCCTAGTGCGGCGGGAAGTGGTGCGCATTGTGACGCCGGGGACTTTTTTAGGAGAAGTGTCCTTGAACGAAAAAAGCAACCACTATTTGGCTCTTGTCCGAGAAGGGGAAAATGGGCGAGTGTATCTGGCGGCGGCGGATTTGTCTACCGGAGAATGTTTTTGGAGCGTTATGGACGGTGAGGGGGAAAAGCCGCTTTTATGGGATGCTTTGTATCGTTTGCAGCCTAAGGAAATTATTGTATCTGGGCATTTAAGCTATTGGACGGAGTTGGACGATTTTTCTCAGGATCGCTTGAATTGCCGCCCTGAGCAACGGGCGTTTGCGCCGGAGGCTGCGTCTTTTGTAAAACAACATTTTACGCCAGAGGAGCAACCGAACGATAAGGAAGCCGGTCAAACAGTTGAGCATCTTTTGTGCTATTTACATGAGACTGTTAAAACCAATTTGGCCCATATCAATCGTTTGGCGGAGCAAACGCAGCAGCAATATCTTCTGCTGGATGCGTCGACGCTGCGCAATTTAGAGATTACCCGCAACCTTCGCGATGGCGGGAGAAAAGCGACGTTGTTGCAGGTGCTCGACTTTACGCGCACGGCTATGGGGGGCCGGCTGTTGAAACACTGGCTGGAGCAGCCGCTGCGCTATAAAAAAGACATCACTAAGCGCCATGAGGCGGTAGAGGAATTGACTGGCGCGCCACTGCTGCGGCAAGAGCTGGTAGCGGCGCTGGAAGGAATCTATGATTTTGAGCGCATTGTTACCAGGGTGGAGCTGGGGACTGCCAATGCCAGAGATCTAGTGTCTTTGTCCCAGTCACTGGCTCAATTGCCGGCGTTGCGGGACGTGCTTGCCCAGGCGCAAAGTCCGCTGTTGCGAGAGCTATATGCGACCTGGGAAAGTCATGCGGAACTGGCTCAAGAGATTGGGACGGCTTTTGTAGAGTCGCCGCCTGTTTCAGTGCGTGAAGGCGGCATGATTCGCAACGGTTATGACAGTGAGCTGGACGAACTGCGAGAAGTGGCCCGGGATAGCAAATGCTGGGTCGAGGAATTTGAGCGTTCGGAGAAAGAAAAGACAGGCATTCGTTCGTTGAAGATTGGCTATAATAAGGTGTTTGGCTACTATCTGGAGGTTACTCACGCGAACACTTCTGCGGTGCCTGCTTATTTTCAGCGCAAACAGACTTTGGCTAATGCCGAACGGTATATCACGCCAGAATTAAAGGAGTTTGAAACTAAAATTCTGGGTGCCCAAGAGCGCATTGTTCAGCTGGAATACCATCTGTTCTGCCGGTTGCGGGACAGGGTAAAAGAAGAGCTTTGCGGGCTGCAGTCAACGGCGCGGCGCGTAGCTGTGTTGGATGTACTGAACAGTTTTGCTGACGCTGCGGTCCGCCATCAATACGTGCGTCCCCGCCTTGAAGAAAACGGCAGCATTCAAATCCAAGATGGCAGGCATCCGGTTGTCGAGCGGCTCCTCAAGGGCGAACTGTTTGTGCCTAATGATACGCAGCTTTTTCCAGGCGTGGAAGACGTTATGGTTATTACCGGCCCGAACATGGCGGGAAAATCTACGTACATGCGCCAAGTGGCCCTATTGGTGCTTATGGCGCAGGCTGGTAGCTTTTTGCCTGTACGCAGCGCCGTTGTTTCGCCGGTAGATCGGATTTTTACCCGGGTTGGCGCCAGTGATGATTTGGCAACCGGTCAAAGCACCTTTATGATGGAAATGAATGAAGTGGCCGCCATTGTGCGTCACGCTACGAAAAACAGCTTGGTCATTCTTGATGAAATTGGCCGGGGAACCAGTACGTTCGACGGTATGAGCATTGCCAGGGCGGTAGTGGAATACATCAAAAAACAGATTGGTTGCAAAACGCTTTTTGCTACGCACTATCATGAACTGACAGAACTGGAGAACGCTTGGAGCGGCATTCGCAACTACTCGGTGGCGGTGAGGGAAAAAGGAAATAATGTTGTTTTTCTGCGGCGCATTGTGCCGGGCGGAGCTGACAAAAGCTACGGTATCCACGTGGCGCAATTAGCAGGGCTGCCGTCTAAGGTCATCCAGCGGGCAAAAGAAGTATTGGCCGACCTGGAAACCTGCAATGTTAGAGAAACAACTGCGCCGGCAGTGAAAAAAGAAGAGCCGCCTCTTACCTTGTTCGGCAGTGCTTTGACCGAAGAGCTTTTAGCGTTGGATGTAATGAGCCTGACGCCCATTGAAGCGTTGAATACGTTGTTTCGCTTGCAAAATCAAGCTAAGGAAGAAATGGGGCGCTAA
- the miaB gene encoding tRNA (N6-isopentenyl adenosine(37)-C2)-methylthiotransferase MiaB: MNGFYCILTYGCQMNENDSEKMAGQLASQGYLATDNLEEADVIVINTCCVRESAEKKIYGKIGELKRHKQERPHVRIIITGCMAQKDKERLLRKVSHVDLVMGTNMIHHLAAWLGEQRTGERSVLAEAETQIVEEMPVVRKSGVAAWVPIMFGCNNFCTYCIVPYVRGRERSRALADIVEEVRGLAAEGYQEITLLGQNVNSYGKGTLDTFAALLRALDDIPGLLRIRYMTSHPRDMDDAVIEAVAKSKHITTHFHLPIQAGNNEILRQMNRGYTREDYLELVRKVRAAVPDAVLTTDLIVGFPGETEEMFADTVALVEEVGFDASYTFLYSSRSGTPAAEMKEQVPLTVKKERLQRLLTSQEKVALACNEKLLHTCQEILVEGPSKTNPKQWCGRTRGNKLVLWPHQEGQKPGDLIQVRITKAQTWILKGESV, encoded by the coding sequence ATGAACGGTTTCTATTGCATTCTGACTTACGGATGCCAAATGAATGAGAATGACTCGGAAAAAATGGCCGGACAGCTGGCTTCACAAGGGTATCTGGCGACAGATAATCTGGAAGAAGCAGACGTAATTGTTATCAATACGTGCTGTGTGCGGGAAAGCGCCGAGAAAAAGATATACGGGAAAATTGGCGAGCTGAAACGCCATAAACAAGAGCGTCCCCATGTGCGCATTATCATTACCGGTTGTATGGCGCAAAAAGACAAGGAACGCCTTTTGCGCAAAGTGTCCCATGTGGATTTGGTTATGGGAACCAATATGATCCATCATTTGGCAGCGTGGCTGGGGGAACAACGTACCGGCGAGAGGTCGGTGCTGGCAGAAGCGGAAACGCAAATTGTTGAAGAAATGCCGGTGGTGCGCAAAAGCGGTGTAGCCGCTTGGGTGCCGATCATGTTCGGCTGCAATAACTTTTGTACTTATTGCATTGTTCCATATGTTCGGGGGCGGGAACGCAGCCGGGCGCTAGCTGATATTGTAGAAGAGGTGAGGGGCTTAGCGGCTGAGGGGTATCAGGAAATCACCCTGTTGGGGCAGAATGTGAACTCCTACGGAAAAGGGACGCTTGATACCTTTGCGGCGCTGCTGCGAGCGCTGGATGATATTCCTGGCCTTTTGCGCATCCGCTATATGACCTCTCATCCGCGCGACATGGATGATGCGGTGATTGAGGCTGTGGCGAAAAGCAAGCATATTACTACTCATTTTCACTTGCCCATTCAAGCAGGAAATAATGAAATTCTACGTCAGATGAACCGAGGCTATACGCGGGAGGATTATCTGGAACTTGTGCGCAAAGTCCGGGCTGCCGTTCCTGACGCGGTGCTGACCACTGATTTGATTGTTGGGTTTCCCGGCGAGACGGAAGAAATGTTTGCTGATACCGTAGCATTAGTGGAAGAGGTTGGCTTTGACGCTTCGTATACCTTTTTATATTCTAGTCGCTCAGGAACGCCAGCGGCTGAAATGAAAGAGCAGGTGCCGCTGACGGTGAAGAAGGAGCGCCTGCAGCGCTTGCTGACTTCGCAGGAAAAAGTTGCGTTAGCCTGCAATGAAAAATTGCTCCATACGTGTCAAGAGATACTTGTAGAAGGACCCAGCAAAACCAATCCTAAGCAATGGTGTGGTCGTACCCGCGGTAACAAGTTGGTGCTGTGGCCACATCAAGAAGGACAAAAGCCAGGGGATTTGATCCAAGTTCGTATTACTAAAGCGCAGACATGGATTCTCAAAGGGGAATCAGTGTAA
- a CDS encoding sulfite exporter TauE/SafE family protein, which yields MEALTVIALAGVSAGILSGLMGVGGGMILVPMMVFLMGIPQHAAQGISLLVIIPTALTGLWRFHRQGIVRYKVAFALALGAMLGALASSDLVQSIPPETLRRFFGVFVIGMGLRMALNKKK from the coding sequence CGGAGTATCTGCCGGTATTTTAAGTGGTCTTATGGGGGTTGGCGGCGGCATGATTTTGGTGCCGATGATGGTGTTTCTCATGGGTATTCCACAGCATGCGGCGCAAGGTATTTCACTTCTTGTCATCATCCCAACGGCTTTGACAGGGTTGTGGCGTTTTCATCGCCAGGGGATTGTACGGTATAAGGTGGCTTTCGCCTTAGCTCTTGGCGCGATGCTTGGTGCTTTGGCCAGTTCTGATTTGGTGCAAAGCATTCCCCCCGAGACATTGCGCCGCTTTTTTGGCGTATTTGTCATCGGCATGGGGCTGCGCATGGCTCTAAATAAAAAGAAGTAA